A part of Anser cygnoides isolate HZ-2024a breed goose chromosome 15, Taihu_goose_T2T_genome, whole genome shotgun sequence genomic DNA contains:
- the SLC29A4 gene encoding equilibrative nucleoside transporter 4: MGSVGTERFKELSPAGTPEGNVVMSFSFDSYQLEEDELQRGGQAKGVLTFMEPVSEDPEPQDRYHGIYFAMLLAGVGFLLPYNSFITDVDYLHHKYPGTSIVFDMSLTYILVALVAVILNNALVELLSLHTRISVGYLFALGPLLFVSICDVWLELFTRRQAYAINLVAVGVVAFGCTVQQSSFYGYTGLLPKRYTQGVMTGESTAGVIISLSRIFTKLLLSDEKENTVIFFFISIGMELTCFILHLLVKRTRFVRYYTSCSRKGHPASRGAGDHGTGYRVHHDVTAEDVRFEDRPRGQPGSPRGSLGPEAELAGSSTYMRFDVPRPKIKRSWPSFRDMLLHRYVVSRLIWAYMLSIAMTYFITLCLFPGLESEIHNCTLGEWLPILIMAIFNLSDFVGKILAALPYDWRGTHLLIYSCLRVVFIPLFIMCVYPNGKPAFGHPAWPCVFSLLMGITNGYFGSVPMILAAGKVSPEQRELAGNTMTVSYMTGLTLGSAVAYFAYSLTSTSHSSCFYTETSNGSFLGGY, from the exons ATGGGGTCGGTGGGAACGGAGCGCTTCAAGGAGCTGAGCCCGGCGGGGACGCCCGAGGGGAACGTGGTGATGAGCTTCAGCTTCGACAGCTACCAGCTGGAGGAGGATGAGCTGCAGCGGGGCGGCCAGGCCAAGGGCGTCCTCACCTTCATGGAGCCGG TTTCTGAAGACCCCGAGCCACAGGACCGATACCACGGGATCTACTTCGCCATGCTGCTGGCCGGGGTTGGGTTTCTCCTGCCGTACAACAGCTTCATCACCGACGTGGACTACCTGCACCACAAATACCCAG GGACCTCCATCGTCTTCGACATGAGCCTCACCTACATCCTGGTGGCCTTGGTGGCCGTCATCCTCAACAACGCGCTGGTGGAGCTGCTGAGCTTGCACACGCGCATCTCCGTGG GTTACCTCTTCGCCCTGGGTCCCCTGCTCTTTGTCAGCATCTGCGACGTCTGGCTGGAGCTCTTCACCCGCCGGCAAGCCTACGCCATCAACCTGGTGGCCGTCGGGGTGGTGGCTTTTGGCTGCACAG TGCAGCAATCCAGCTTCTACGGCTACACGGGGCTGCTGCCCAAGCGCTACACGCAGGGGGTGATGACGGGCGAGA GCACCGCCGGGGTCATCATCTCGCTCAGCCGCATCTTCACCAAGCTGCTGCTGTCGGACGAGAAGGAGAACACGGtcatcttcttcttcatctccaTCGGCATGGAGCTGACGTGCTTCATCCTCCACCTCCTGGTGAAGCGCACCCGCTTCGTCCGCTACTACACCTCCTGCTCCCGCAAGGGCCACCCCGCGTCCCGGGGGGCCGGCGACCACGGGACAGGGTACCGCGTCCACCACGATGTCACCGCTGAGGACGTCCGATTT GAGGACCGGCCGCGGGGacagcccggctccccccggggcaGCCTGGGCCCCGAAGCCGAGCTGGCGGGCAGCAGCACCTACATGCGCTTCGACGTGCCCCGGCCCAAAATCAAGAGGAGCTGGCCCAGCTTCAGAG ACATGCTGCTCCACCGCTACGTCGTGTCGCGGCTCATCTGGGCCTACATGCTGTCCATCGCCATGACCTACTTCATCACGCTGTGCCTCTTCCCCGGGCTGGAGTCGGAGATCCACAACTGCACGCTGGGCGAGTGGCTCCCCATCCTCATCATGGCCATCTTCAACCTCTCCGACTTTGTCGGCAAG ATCCTGGCCGCCCTGCCCTACGACTGGAGGGGAACCCACCTCCTCATCTACTCCTGCCTCCGCGTGGTCTTCATCCCCCTCTTCATCATGTGCGTCTACCCCAACGGGAAGCCCGCCTTCGGCCACCCGGCCTGGCCCTGCGTCTTCTCCCTCCTCATGGGCATCACCAACGGCTACTTCGGCAGCGTGCCCATGATCCTGGCCGCCGGCAAAGTGAGCCCCGAGCAGCGGGAGCTGGCAG GGAACACCATGACCGTGTCCTACATGACGGGCTTGACGCTGGGCTCGGCCGTGGCTTATTTTGCCTACAGCCTCACCAGCACGTCCCACAGTAGCTGTTTCTACACCGAAACGTCCAACGGCTCCTTCCTGGGGGGTTACTGA